A genome region from Campylobacterota bacterium includes the following:
- the rplT gene encoding 50S ribosomal protein L20: MPRVKTGVVRRRRHKKVLKLARGFYSGRRKHFRKAKEQLERSLVYAFRDRKQKKRDFRKLWIIRINAACRLNGMNYSTFMNGLKRANIELDRKILADMAMNDAAAFTALTAQAKSAL, encoded by the coding sequence ATGCCAAGAGTTAAAACAGGTGTCGTAAGACGCAGACGTCATAAAAAAGTACTGAAACTTGCACGCGGTTTCTACAGCGGAAGACGCAAACATTTCCGTAAAGCGAAAGAGCAGCTCGAACGCTCACTCGTATACGCATTCCGCGACCGTAAACAGAAAAAACGGGATTTCCGTAAACTGTGGATCATCCGTATCAACGCGGCTTGCCGCCTTAACGGTATGAACTATTCGACTTTCATGAACGGTCTTAAACGTGCCAACATCGAACTTGATCGCAAAATCCTTGCCGATATGGCTATGAACGACGCGGCGGCATTCACCGCCCTCACTGCTCAGGCCAAATCAGCGCTCTAA
- the prfA gene encoding peptide chain release factor 1 codes for MLADKLTPFINRYNEITELLSSPDIGNDVKRMTDLSKEQSSLQAIFSKATEYKKLLADIEENKALVFDAELGELAKEELKSLEPQVEPLEEEIKKLLIPADPNDKRNIYIELRAGTGGDEAALFVGDLFNAYVRYADVKGWKIELMSSSPSDAGGYKEIIALIKGEQVYSRLKYEAGTHRVQRVPATESQGRVHTSAITVAVMPEVDDVEITINENDLKIDVMRSSGCGGQSVNTTDSAVRITHLPTGIVVTNQDEKSQHKNKDKAMKILKARLYEMQMEEAKEKEMAERKEQVGTGDRSGRIRTYNYPQNRISDHRINLTLYRLDEIMQGGLMDDIIEPLIADAQATLMEASGL; via the coding sequence ATGCTAGCCGACAAACTGACCCCCTTTATCAACCGCTACAATGAGATTACCGAACTCCTGAGTTCTCCCGATATCGGTAACGACGTCAAACGGATGACCGACCTCTCGAAAGAACAGTCCTCGCTGCAGGCGATTTTTTCCAAAGCGACCGAGTACAAAAAGCTTTTGGCCGATATCGAAGAGAACAAAGCGCTCGTATTCGACGCCGAACTGGGAGAACTGGCCAAAGAGGAGCTCAAATCCCTCGAACCGCAGGTCGAACCGCTCGAAGAAGAGATCAAAAAGCTCCTCATCCCCGCCGATCCCAACGACAAGCGTAACATCTACATCGAACTGCGCGCCGGGACGGGAGGAGACGAGGCGGCCCTGTTTGTCGGCGATTTGTTCAACGCCTACGTCCGCTACGCGGATGTGAAAGGGTGGAAGATCGAACTGATGAGTTCCAGCCCTTCCGATGCGGGGGGGTACAAAGAGATCATCGCCCTCATTAAAGGCGAGCAGGTCTACTCGCGCCTCAAATACGAAGCGGGAACCCACCGGGTGCAGCGGGTCCCCGCCACCGAGTCCCAGGGACGGGTTCACACCTCGGCGATCACGGTCGCCGTGATGCCCGAAGTCGATGACGTCGAAATCACGATCAACGAAAACGACCTCAAAATCGACGTCATGCGCTCCTCCGGCTGCGGCGGGCAGAGCGTCAACACCACCGACTCGGCGGTACGGATCACCCACCTCCCGACCGGAATCGTCGTTACCAACCAGGATGAGAAATCGCAGCACAAAAACAAAGACAAGGCGATGAAAATCCTCAAAGCGCGCCTCTACGAGATGCAGATGGAAGAGGCAAAAGAAAAAGAGATGGCCGAACGCAAAGAGCAGGTCGGAACGGGAGACCGTTCAGGGCGTATCCGCACCTACAACTATCCTCAAAACCGCATCTCCGACCACCGGATCAACCTCACTCTCTACCGTCTTGACGAGATCATGCAGGGGGGATTGATGGACGACATCATCGAGCCGCTGATCGCCGATGCGCAGGCAACATTAATGGAAGCGTCGGGACTTTAA
- the lspA gene encoding signal peptidase II, with the protein MLKAFGFLLLAAIAVFIVDQNIKALFVEGFRHYTECIDLILVYNRGVAFSMFAFLEEALKWIQIALLAGVVGYTLWLKKNCYVVPVGIMVGAGTSNVYDRFIHGGVVDYVYWHCGFDFAVFNFADVMIDFAVVWLLILNFWPRYCKN; encoded by the coding sequence ATGCTTAAAGCGTTCGGGTTTTTACTGCTTGCCGCGATCGCCGTTTTCATCGTCGATCAAAACATCAAGGCACTCTTCGTCGAAGGGTTCCGCCACTATACCGAATGCATCGACCTTATTTTGGTTTACAATCGCGGAGTGGCGTTTTCGATGTTCGCTTTTCTCGAAGAAGCTCTTAAATGGATACAGATCGCCCTCCTCGCCGGGGTTGTAGGGTATACCCTCTGGCTCAAAAAGAACTGTTATGTCGTACCGGTCGGGATCATGGTCGGCGCCGGAACGTCGAACGTCTACGACCGGTTTATACACGGCGGGGTCGTCGATTACGTCTATTGGCATTGCGGATTCGATTTTGCGGTGTTTAATTTCGCCGACGTTATGATCGATTTTGCGGTGGTCTGGCTGCTGATTTTGAATTTTTGGCCACGTTATTGTAAAAATTAA
- the rpmI gene encoding 50S ribosomal protein L35 has translation MPKMKSVKGAVKRFKVKKNGTIKRGTAFRSHILTKQDAATRRKQNTPKVVAKVDEKAIKKMIVG, from the coding sequence ATGCCAAAAATGAAGTCGGTTAAAGGGGCGGTCAAACGCTTCAAAGTAAAGAAAAACGGCACTATCAAACGTGGTACAGCGTTCCGCAGCCACATTTTGACAAAGCAAGATGCAGCTACCCGTCGCAAGCAAAACACTCCTAAAGTGGTTGCTAAAGTAGACGAAAAAGCGATCAAAAAAATGATCGTAGGCTAA
- the infC gene encoding translation initiation factor IF-3, whose product MSKKQDRVLMNEDIRVPEVRCVIDGGEALGIVSIKEAMDKANDMGLDLVLISPDAKPPVAKIMDYGKFHYQEEKKKKEARKKQTKVEVKEIKLSVKIADNDISYKVKHAREFLTEGKHVKFRVFLRGREMAHPEAAEAVLKKVWPMVEDVGTMDKAPAMEGRYCNMLVLPKKEDKK is encoded by the coding sequence TTGAGTAAAAAACAAGACCGAGTCCTGATGAACGAAGATATCAGGGTTCCTGAGGTACGCTGCGTTATCGACGGCGGCGAAGCATTAGGTATCGTTTCCATTAAAGAAGCGATGGACAAAGCAAACGATATGGGACTCGATCTCGTCCTCATCTCTCCGGATGCGAAACCCCCCGTCGCTAAAATCATGGACTACGGCAAGTTTCATTACCAAGAAGAGAAAAAGAAAAAAGAAGCGCGCAAAAAACAGACCAAAGTTGAAGTCAAAGAGATCAAGCTCTCGGTAAAAATCGCCGACAACGACATCAGCTACAAAGTCAAACATGCGCGCGAATTCCTAACCGAGGGGAAACACGTCAAATTCCGTGTCTTCCTCCGCGGACGCGAAATGGCGCACCCCGAAGCGGCTGAAGCCGTTCTCAAAAAAGTGTGGCCGATGGTCGAGGATGTCGGGACGATGGACAAAGCTCCCGCGATGGAAGGGCGTTACTGCAACATGCTCGTCCTTCCGAAAAAAGAAGACAAAAAATAA
- the thrS gene encoding threonine--tRNA ligase → MDIIAIKHNDQIVDLQTAQALGISGEEIAYDNSPEALEVIRHSCAHLMAEAIKKIYPEAKFFVGPVVKEGFYYDFKVNAHIGEEDLKTIEKTMQEIVKKKEAITRYEITKDEARTKFADDHLKQAVMDRIPSETVSIYKQGEFEDLCRGPHLPSVGLLRNFKLTKISGAYLGGDSQNEMLTRIYGIAFADKESLKNYLEMMAEAEKRDHRKIGAEMKLFTFREEVGSGFPIWLPAGARMRSRLEQLLFKAHRKRGYEPVRGPEMLRSDLWKVSGHYQNYGENMYFTHIDELEFGVKPMNCVGHIKVYEHDLHSYRDLPLKYFEYGVVHRHEMTGALHGLFRVREFTQDDAHIFCTAEQIEEQIIEIVDFIDGIMKSFGFEYKMMISTKPEKAVGDDAVWEISTNALKTALDKHGLKYDIDEGGGAFYGPKIDIKILDAIGREWQCGTVQLDFNLPARFELEYNGEENVKIQPVMIHRAILGSFERFIGILTEHYAGEFPMFIAPTQVAIVPIAEPHVAYARELGEKLMDLGADYEIFDKNESLNKRIRTAEKGRVPMIIVLGDEEVNSRNVAVRDRRKREQYNLSEEEFLSLVKNKINEVHF, encoded by the coding sequence ATGGATATTATTGCGATCAAACATAACGATCAGATTGTCGATTTGCAAACCGCTCAGGCCCTGGGGATCAGTGGTGAAGAGATTGCTTACGACAACTCTCCCGAAGCGCTGGAAGTGATCCGCCACTCCTGCGCCCACCTGATGGCCGAAGCGATCAAAAAGATTTATCCCGAAGCAAAATTTTTCGTCGGTCCCGTCGTCAAAGAGGGATTTTATTACGACTTCAAGGTCAACGCCCACATCGGGGAAGAGGATCTCAAAACGATCGAAAAAACGATGCAGGAGATCGTCAAGAAAAAAGAGGCGATCACCCGTTACGAGATTACGAAAGACGAAGCGCGCACCAAGTTCGCCGACGACCACCTCAAACAGGCGGTCATGGACCGTATCCCCAGCGAGACGGTGTCGATCTACAAGCAGGGGGAATTCGAAGACCTCTGCCGCGGGCCGCATCTGCCGAGCGTCGGGCTGCTGCGCAATTTCAAGCTGACCAAGATTTCGGGCGCCTATCTCGGAGGCGACAGCCAAAACGAGATGCTTACCCGTATTTACGGAATCGCGTTTGCCGACAAGGAATCGCTGAAGAACTATCTGGAGATGATGGCCGAAGCCGAAAAGCGGGATCACCGCAAAATCGGTGCGGAGATGAAACTCTTCACCTTCCGCGAAGAGGTCGGTTCGGGTTTCCCGATCTGGCTTCCGGCAGGGGCACGGATGCGTTCGCGTCTGGAACAGCTCCTCTTTAAAGCCCACCGCAAACGGGGATACGAACCGGTACGCGGCCCGGAGATGCTCCGCAGCGATCTGTGGAAAGTGAGCGGCCACTACCAGAACTACGGTGAGAACATGTATTTCACGCACATCGACGAGCTTGAGTTCGGGGTGAAACCGATGAACTGCGTCGGCCACATCAAAGTGTACGAACACGACCTGCACTCTTACCGCGATCTTCCGCTGAAATATTTCGAATACGGGGTGGTCCACCGCCACGAAATGACCGGGGCCCTGCACGGGTTGTTCCGCGTCCGCGAGTTTACCCAGGACGACGCCCACATTTTCTGTACCGCCGAACAGATCGAGGAACAGATCATCGAGATCGTCGATTTCATCGACGGGATCATGAAGTCGTTCGGATTCGAGTACAAAATGATGATCTCCACCAAACCCGAAAAAGCGGTCGGCGACGACGCGGTGTGGGAGATTTCGACGAACGCGCTTAAAACCGCTCTCGACAAACACGGCCTCAAATACGACATCGACGAAGGGGGCGGAGCGTTCTACGGACCGAAGATCGATATTAAGATTCTCGATGCGATCGGCCGTGAATGGCAGTGCGGAACCGTTCAGCTCGACTTCAACCTCCCGGCACGTTTCGAACTCGAATACAACGGCGAAGAGAACGTCAAAATCCAGCCGGTAATGATCCACCGCGCGATTTTAGGTTCATTTGAGCGATTTATTGGTATATTGACGGAGCATTACGCTGGGGAATTCCCGATGTTTATCGCTCCGACGCAGGTAGCGATCGTTCCGATCGCCGAACCGCATGTCGCCTACGCGCGGGAACTGGGCGAAAAACTGATGGACCTCGGAGCCGATTACGAGATTTTCGATAAGAACGAAAGCCTCAATAAACGGATCCGTACGGCGGAAAAAGGGCGGGTTCCGATGATCATCGTACTGGGCGATGAAGAGGTGAACTCCAGAAACGTTGCGGTACGTGACCGCCGTAAACGTGAACAATACAACCTGAGCGAGGAAGAGTTCCTCTCTCTCGTCAAAAACAAAATAAATGAGGTACATTTTTGA
- the purM gene encoding phosphoribosylformylglycinamidine cyclo-ligase: MSQISYKDAGVDIDAGNSFVENIKPLVKSTAVPGVLGGIGSFAGAFELPAGYKEPVMLAATDGVGTKLKLAIDSGIHDTVGIDLVAMCVNDLICNFGTPSFFLDYYATGKLDVAAATAVVGGIAEGCRQAECALIGGETAEMPGMYHSDDYDLAGFAVGIGEKSELDRTDRVAAGDVLIALPSSGLHSNGFSLARKVLFEKMGMKFDDSFEGKPLIETLLTPTRIYVKTFKANKDKIQALAHITGGGIVENLPRVLPEGLRAVIDESSIRVLPIFELISQHVERAEMFRAFNMGVGMILVVRPENVASILASTDGYVIGKLEEGKREAVLV; encoded by the coding sequence ATGAGCCAAATCAGCTACAAAGATGCCGGTGTCGATATCGATGCGGGCAACAGCTTCGTCGAAAACATCAAACCGCTGGTCAAATCGACCGCCGTTCCCGGAGTTTTGGGAGGGATCGGATCGTTTGCGGGTGCTTTCGAACTGCCTGCGGGATATAAAGAGCCGGTTATGCTCGCCGCAACGGACGGGGTCGGGACGAAGCTCAAACTCGCGATCGACTCGGGAATCCACGACACGGTCGGAATCGATCTGGTCGCCATGTGCGTCAACGACCTCATCTGCAACTTCGGAACTCCTTCTTTTTTCCTTGATTATTACGCAACCGGGAAACTCGACGTGGCTGCCGCAACGGCCGTCGTCGGAGGAATCGCGGAAGGATGCCGCCAGGCCGAATGCGCCCTTATCGGCGGAGAAACGGCCGAGATGCCGGGAATGTACCATTCCGACGATTACGATCTGGCCGGGTTTGCCGTCGGTATCGGGGAAAAAAGTGAGCTTGACCGTACCGACAGAGTGGCCGCGGGAGACGTTCTCATCGCCCTGCCCAGCTCCGGTCTGCACTCGAACGGCTTTTCCCTCGCCCGTAAAGTCCTGTTTGAAAAAATGGGGATGAAATTCGACGATTCGTTCGAAGGCAAACCGCTGATCGAGACCCTCCTCACCCCGACGCGCATTTACGTCAAAACCTTCAAAGCCAACAAAGACAAAATCCAGGCCCTCGCCCACATCACGGGGGGCGGGATCGTCGAAAACCTCCCCCGCGTCCTCCCCGAGGGGCTGCGTGCCGTGATCGACGAATCCTCGATCCGGGTCCTTCCGATTTTCGAGCTGATCTCTCAGCACGTCGAACGTGCCGAAATGTTCCGTGCCTTCAACATGGGGGTCGGAATGATCCTCGTCGTCCGTCCCGAGAACGTTGCCTCTATCCTCGCGAGCACCGACGGCTACGTCATCGGGAAGCTCGAAGAGGGGAAACGCGAAGCGGTTCTCGTCTAA
- a CDS encoding spermidine synthase: protein MKTFIYPEMMVHVPMCTHKNPKSVLVSSDKADLLGSELARYRDVEAVYASNAQLLDTFRNAAEGSADVVILDALCDDAAALAHLNRVLKDDGLCVLRHPDMDELEANTKLMQILGNYFKIIMPYTVGDGTTLLLCSKEYHPTADLILQRSDLLEGQSYYNCDIHTAAFAMPQYIRKNYLGIIRN from the coding sequence ATGAAAACGTTTATTTACCCCGAAATGATGGTCCACGTTCCGATGTGTACCCATAAAAATCCCAAGTCGGTGCTGGTTTCGAGCGATAAAGCCGACCTTCTGGGAAGCGAACTGGCGCGGTATCGTGACGTTGAAGCGGTGTATGCCTCCAATGCGCAGCTGCTCGATACCTTTCGAAATGCCGCTGAGGGAAGTGCGGATGTCGTTATCTTGGACGCGCTGTGCGACGACGCGGCGGCACTGGCTCATCTCAACCGCGTTCTCAAAGACGACGGCCTGTGCGTGCTCCGCCACCCGGATATGGATGAGCTCGAAGCCAATACGAAACTGATGCAGATCCTCGGCAACTATTTCAAAATCATTATGCCCTATACCGTCGGGGACGGAACAACGCTTCTGCTGTGTTCCAAAGAATACCACCCTACCGCAGACCTGATTTTACAGCGCAGCGATCTGCTCGAAGGGCAAAGCTACTACAATTGCGATATCCATACGGCCGCATTCGCGATGCCGCAGTACATCCGCAAGAATTATCTGGGGATTATCCGCAACTGA
- the rpsT gene encoding 30S ribosomal protein S20: MANHKSALKRIRQTEKRTERNRFYRTRIKNIVKAVRTAVEAGNKEEAKAALIIANANLHKYVSKGVLKKETAARKVSRLHLAVNKLA; the protein is encoded by the coding sequence ATGGCAAACCACAAGTCAGCATTGAAACGTATCCGCCAGACGGAAAAGCGTACAGAACGCAACCGGTTTTACCGCACACGTATCAAAAACATCGTCAAAGCAGTTCGCACTGCCGTAGAAGCGGGCAATAAAGAAGAGGCAAAAGCCGCTCTCATTATCGCTAACGCCAATCTTCACAAATATGTTAGCAAAGGTGTCTTGAAAAAAGAGACTGCCGCTCGCAAAGTCAGCCGCCTCCACCTCGCCGTCAACAAACTGGCGTAA
- the coaE gene encoding dephospho-CoA kinase (Dephospho-CoA kinase (CoaE) performs the final step in coenzyme A biosynthesis.): MPYRYAIALTGGIATGKSTVASLLSLSGLRIIDADTISHRILDQNARWVEERFGPAFVKGGKVDRPALGKVVFADPDAKKELENFLHPKIRAAIEEESEKQDALGYPYLIDIPLFFETRSYPIKDSVVVYTPKALQLERFIKRNGFSEEESLRRIESQMDIDEKKARATWVIDNSSNLKHLQSECEKFVETIKALYPVPKV; the protein is encoded by the coding sequence ATGCCGTACCGCTACGCCATCGCATTGACCGGAGGGATTGCGACGGGCAAAAGCACCGTTGCGTCCCTCCTCTCCCTGAGCGGTCTTCGGATCATCGATGCCGATACCATTTCCCACCGGATACTCGATCAGAACGCCCGGTGGGTTGAGGAGCGTTTCGGCCCGGCGTTTGTGAAAGGGGGAAAAGTCGACCGCCCCGCGCTGGGGAAAGTCGTTTTTGCCGATCCCGATGCCAAAAAAGAGCTCGAAAATTTCCTCCATCCCAAAATCCGTGCCGCCATCGAGGAAGAGAGCGAAAAACAAGATGCCCTCGGCTACCCCTATCTGATCGACATTCCGCTCTTTTTCGAGACCCGGTCGTACCCGATCAAAGACTCGGTCGTCGTTTATACCCCCAAAGCCCTTCAGCTTGAGCGCTTCATCAAACGCAACGGTTTTTCGGAAGAGGAGTCGCTCCGCCGGATTGAGAGCCAGATGGACATCGACGAGAAAAAAGCGCGCGCGACCTGGGTGATCGACAATTCCTCCAATCTCAAACATCTCCAGAGTGAATGCGAAAAATTCGTCGAAACGATTAAAGCGCTCTATCCCGTCCCTAAGGTATAA
- the thyX gene encoding FAD-dependent thymidylate synthase, which translates to MKVTLHHHTPLVICSDAIRTCWQSFDKSDNGGEKDRELIDRVGNKFKHASTLEHLVYNFYIEGISRALLQELARHRMASLSVKSTRYTLKELKDEEPFSIDHKERASKYLVMTGVDMVDEMSIRALENLRIVLVEGISNDRAKYCLPESYKTELTWTINARSLQNFIALRSDKAALWEIRDLAHAVFDALPEEHRYLFENSLKEEH; encoded by the coding sequence ATGAAAGTAACCCTTCATCATCACACCCCTCTGGTCATCTGTTCCGACGCCATCCGTACCTGTTGGCAAAGTTTTGACAAAAGCGACAACGGCGGCGAAAAAGATCGGGAACTCATCGACCGCGTCGGGAACAAATTCAAGCACGCTTCGACGCTCGAACACCTCGTCTACAACTTCTACATCGAAGGGATCAGCCGCGCGCTGCTCCAGGAACTTGCCCGCCACCGTATGGCGAGTCTGAGTGTCAAAAGCACACGCTATACCCTCAAAGAGCTCAAAGACGAAGAGCCGTTTTCAATCGACCATAAAGAACGTGCTTCCAAATACCTGGTAATGACCGGTGTGGATATGGTGGATGAAATGAGTATCCGCGCCCTCGAAAACCTCCGTATCGTGCTCGTAGAGGGAATCAGTAACGATCGGGCCAAATACTGCCTTCCCGAAAGCTACAAAACCGAACTCACCTGGACGATCAACGCCCGCAGCCTTCAGAACTTTATCGCGCTGCGCAGCGACAAAGCGGCCCTTTGGGAAATCCGGGACCTGGCGCACGCCGTCTTCGACGCTTTGCCCGAAGAACACCGTTATCTGTTCGAAAATTCACTCAAAGAGGAACACTGA
- the dapF gene encoding diaminopimelate epimerase, with translation MLQIAKYCASGNDFVIFHAFEKADRSALARTLCDRQNGIGADGLIVLVPHESLDFEWEFYNADGSTASMCGNGSRACAHYAHRFGLAPSSMAFLTGAGVIKAQVEGNMVQSDLTPPSIVDREIDEAGMQWWLIDTGVPHLITFDADIEDFNIELARGLRHKYNANVNIAARNPDGTLRVRTYERGVEDETLACGTGMAASFYRANREGIVSDQTQVFPKSGETLYLGLEEGVITFKGEVKGVFETYWKF, from the coding sequence ATGCTCCAGATCGCCAAATATTGTGCCAGCGGCAACGATTTCGTCATTTTCCACGCGTTCGAAAAAGCCGACCGTTCCGCGCTTGCCCGAACCCTCTGCGACCGTCAGAACGGGATCGGCGCGGACGGACTGATCGTTTTGGTTCCGCACGAAAGCCTCGATTTCGAATGGGAGTTTTACAATGCCGACGGTTCGACCGCCTCGATGTGCGGCAACGGCAGCCGTGCCTGTGCCCATTACGCCCACCGTTTCGGATTGGCTCCCTCATCCATGGCTTTTTTGACCGGTGCCGGAGTGATCAAAGCGCAGGTGGAGGGGAATATGGTGCAAAGCGATCTGACCCCTCCGAGTATCGTCGATCGGGAGATCGACGAAGCGGGGATGCAATGGTGGCTCATCGATACGGGAGTCCCCCACTTAATCACGTTTGACGCCGATATCGAGGATTTCAATATTGAGCTCGCGCGGGGTCTGCGCCACAAATACAACGCCAACGTCAACATCGCCGCCCGCAACCCTGATGGAACGCTGCGGGTGCGCACTTATGAGCGCGGAGTTGAAGATGAAACCCTCGCATGCGGGACGGGAATGGCCGCGTCGTTTTACCGTGCCAACCGCGAAGGGATCGTTTCGGACCAAACGCAGGTGTTCCCCAAAAGCGGGGAGACGCTCTATCTGGGGCTTGAAGAGGGAGTGATTACGTTCAAAGGGGAAGTCAAAGGGGTGTTTGAGACCTATTGGAAATTTTGA
- a CDS encoding phosphoribosylaminoimidazole synthetase, whose product MCAEKIQRFLMAIVLTVAMVLFMNGQLQWAVIIQTFVILMVLVWALTDFCPSIWMFRKIFGSCDKKD is encoded by the coding sequence ATGTGTGCAGAAAAAATTCAGCGTTTCCTGATGGCCATCGTCCTGACCGTGGCCATGGTCCTCTTCATGAACGGCCAGCTTCAATGGGCGGTTATCATCCAGACCTTCGTCATTTTGATGGTCCTGGTATGGGCATTGACCGATTTTTGCCCGTCAATCTGGATGTTCCGGAAAATCTTCGGGTCGTGCGATAAAAAAGATTAA
- the glmM gene encoding phosphoglucosamine mutase → MKLFGTDGVRGEAGSFLTAELAMRVAMAAGIYFRDHARTKKILVGKDTRRSGYMIENAIVSGLTAVGYDVVQIGPMPTPAIAFLTENMRCDAGIMISASHNPYEDNGIKFFDAHGNKLSEEIEAQIEAIAHDKARLEEGHVTGKKIGSAKRIDDVIGRYIVQLKNSFSRDLTLQGLRIVLDTANGAGYKVGPTVLEELGAEVIVLHDKPNGFNINEGCGALHTKDVREAVKQYRADIGLALDGDADRLIVVDENGEEVDGDQILGALGLFLHRGGNLKGGGIVATVMSNQALEDAMNAEGLKLFRSNVGDKYVLEQMRENGINFGGEQSGHIVMHDYAKTGDGLVSALQVLALLLTSGQKASRVLRPFELYPQKLVNIKVKTKKPLEQIEGLEEELKNVEAQHMRHLIRYSGTENKLRILLEGKDAKVMEKAMDRLVAFFEKALNA, encoded by the coding sequence ATGAAACTTTTTGGAACCGATGGGGTGCGGGGAGAAGCAGGGTCATTTTTGACGGCGGAACTTGCGATGCGCGTAGCAATGGCGGCCGGAATCTACTTCCGTGATCACGCCCGGACGAAAAAAATTCTGGTCGGTAAAGATACCCGTCGAAGCGGTTACATGATCGAAAACGCGATCGTCAGCGGCCTTACGGCAGTCGGTTACGATGTTGTCCAGATCGGACCAATGCCGACCCCCGCGATCGCGTTTCTGACGGAGAACATGCGCTGCGACGCGGGGATTATGATTTCGGCCAGCCATAACCCCTACGAAGACAATGGGATCAAATTTTTCGACGCCCACGGCAACAAGCTCTCCGAAGAGATCGAGGCGCAGATCGAGGCGATCGCGCACGACAAAGCCCGCCTCGAAGAGGGACATGTAACGGGGAAAAAGATCGGTTCGGCCAAACGGATCGACGACGTGATCGGCCGTTACATTGTGCAGCTGAAAAATTCGTTCAGCCGCGATTTGACGCTGCAGGGGCTTCGTATCGTCCTCGACACCGCCAACGGAGCAGGATACAAGGTGGGGCCGACGGTTCTTGAAGAACTCGGGGCCGAAGTGATCGTTCTGCACGACAAACCCAACGGATTCAACATCAACGAAGGGTGCGGAGCGCTTCACACGAAAGACGTCCGCGAAGCGGTGAAACAGTACCGCGCCGATATCGGGCTGGCGCTGGACGGCGATGCGGACCGCCTTATCGTCGTCGACGAAAACGGCGAGGAGGTCGACGGTGACCAGATCCTCGGCGCGCTGGGGCTCTTTTTGCACCGTGGCGGAAACCTGAAAGGGGGCGGGATCGTCGCGACGGTGATGAGCAACCAGGCGCTTGAAGATGCGATGAACGCCGAAGGGCTGAAACTGTTCCGTTCCAACGTCGGAGACAAATACGTACTGGAACAGATGCGCGAAAACGGCATCAATTTCGGCGGTGAGCAAAGCGGCCATATCGTCATGCACGATTACGCTAAAACCGGGGACGGGCTGGTGAGCGCGCTGCAGGTTCTGGCGCTCCTTCTGACTTCGGGCCAAAAAGCGAGCCGCGTGCTGCGGCCGTTCGAACTCTACCCTCAAAAGCTCGTCAATATCAAAGTCAAAACGAAAAAGCCCCTCGAGCAGATCGAAGGGCTCGAAGAAGAGCTCAAAAACGTCGAAGCGCAACACATGCGCCACCTGATCCGCTACTCGGGGACCGAGAACAAACTCCGTATCCTGCTGGAGGGGAAAGACGCGAAAGTGATGGAAAAAGCGATGGATCGCCTTGTGGCATTTTTTGAGAAGGCCCTGAATGCTTAA